CATTGATTAAACAACCCGTTTTCTGATGCACCACCAACTCGCCCACACCCCCCACCGCGTTGGCCACAACCGGACACCCTGCCTGCATCGCCTCAATTATAGTCAGAGGCAGGCCTTCCCATCTCGAAAACAGGACAAAAATATCAAAATCCCTTATTAATTCCGCCGCTTCCTCTCTCGCACCCAGTAAAAACACACGCCCGTTCAGACCGCTACCAGCGATGAATTCTTCACATTCGGATCTCAACGGACCGTCGCCGATAAGAACAAAATAGAGTTGTCCCTCACCCGGACCTCTGTCAGGACGGGTGATCATTCGCCTGGCTAACTCCAGTAAAAACAGCGGGGCTTTCTGAGGCGCCAGGCGGGCCACTGTCCCGATGATAATGTCTTCTCCTTTAATATCCAGTTCCCCGCGTAAAATCCCTTCCCGTTTTTGGGACTCAGGCAGACCATTATAAATCACACAAAACTTACCATCAGCCGCGAGCCTTAAACTCCGGCCCTTCGCCAGGTCGCTTTCAGACACACAGACAACCTTAGTGCTGACCGCTCCGGCCAGCCGCTCCGCCCATTTATAGAAGAAACGGACAGGCCGGCTCTGGTACTCATTGATCCCCCACCCGTGCACGGTGAAATAAATCTTCGGCACGCCGGCCAACCAGGCGGCCAGCCTGCCTAAGATGCCGGCCTTGGAACTGTGGCAGTGGACAATATGAAAAGCCTCTTTTTTCATCAATGAATAAAGCTTCCAAAGGGCTTTGAAGTCATTTAACGGTGAGATATTTCTTTTCATTTCCGGGATTTCTACCACATGTATACCTTGGGGCAGAACCTTTAACCAATT
The genomic region above belongs to Pelotomaculum isophthalicicum JI and contains:
- a CDS encoding glycosyltransferase family 4 protein is translated as MALLKVLHVITLSELGGAQKVVYHIVAGLPAEQFEVTVACAPGGELVNWLKVLPQGIHVVEIPEMKRNISPLNDFKALWKLYSLMKKEAFHIVHCHSSKAGILGRLAAWLAGVPKIYFTVHGWGINEYQSRPVRFFYKWAERLAGAVSTKVVCVSESDLAKGRSLRLAADGKFCVIYNGLPESQKREGILRGELDIKGEDIIIGTVARLAPQKAPLFLLELARRMITRPDRGPGEGQLYFVLIGDGPLRSECEEFIAGSGLNGRVFLLGAREEAAELIRDFDIFVLFSRWEGLPLTIIEAMQAGCPVVANAVGGVGELVVHQKTGCLINELDLKAAEKALRDLISSRDKRLSMGELGRQRAENLFSINEMRKKYIELYLCIRLGNNAIIRIIYW